From the Phoenix dactylifera cultivar Barhee BC4 chromosome 10, palm_55x_up_171113_PBpolish2nd_filt_p, whole genome shotgun sequence genome, one window contains:
- the LOC103717690 gene encoding uncharacterized protein LOC103717690 isoform X2 has product MAPLPPPTTTTTTTYYTHSSSLRRRQGERAGEGRGGGARRPPPPPQRSASFHGRTAAAAASPVEHRQMRRPKTQPDLRAGGRNGTTASGGASPEAKMQGKGGDRIFEAAERRMPEKVLVNVTVQRSLGPVQVMVSTEWSIGDLVAAAARQYAKEGRRPPLSTTDPSAFGLHYSQFSLESLDPKEKLSGLGSRNFFLCLKSVPGNSDPATASSSAAPSSCAEQAQESKISIPWLS; this is encoded by the exons ATGGCTCCACTTCCACCGccgaccaccaccaccaccaccacgtaCTACACCCACTCGAGCAGCCTCCGCCGGAGGCAGGGCGAGCGGGCTGGAGAAGGACGAGGAGGGGGAGCGAGGAGGCCGCCTCCTCCGCCCCAGAGGTCGGCGTCGTTCCATGGTCGgactgcggcggcggcggcgtcccCCGTGGAGCACCGCCAGATGCGGCGGCCCAAGACCCAGCCAGACCTGCGTGCCGGGGGGAGAAACGGGACGACGGCATCAGGAGGGGCATCGCCGGAGGCGAAGATGCAGGGCAAGGGCGGCGACAGAATCTTCGAAGCGGCCGAGAGGAGGATGCCAGAGAAGGTGCTGGTGAACGTGACGGTTCAGAGGAGCTTGGGGCCGGTGCAGGTGATGGTGTCGACGGAGTGGTCCATCGGAGACCtcgtggcggcggcggcgaggcaGTACGCCAAGGAAGGGAGGCGGCCCCCGCTGTCCACCACGGACCCTTCCGCCTTCGGCCTCCATTACTCCCAGTTCAGCCTCGAAT CTTTGGATCCCAAGGAGAAGCTGAGTGGGTTGGGCTCCAGGAACTTTTTCCTCTGTCTCAAGTCCGTCCCGGGTAATTCAGACCCAGCGACTGCCTCCTCCTCGGCCGCCCCTTCTTCTTGTGCCGAACAAGCTCAGGAGTCCAAGATATCCATCCCTTGGCTTAG TTGA
- the LOC103717690 gene encoding uncharacterized protein LOC103717690 isoform X1, whose translation MAPLPPPTTTTTTTYYTHSSSLRRRQGERAGEGRGGGARRPPPPPQRSASFHGRTAAAAASPVEHRQMRRPKTQPDLRAGGRNGTTASGGASPEAKMQGKGGDRIFEAAERRMPEKVLVNVTVQRSLGPVQVMVSTEWSIGDLVAAAARQYAKEGRRPPLSTTDPSAFGLHYSQFSLESLDPKEKLSGLGSRNFFLCLKSVPGNSDPATASSSAAPSSCAEQAQESKISIPWLRSQPLFV comes from the exons ATGGCTCCACTTCCACCGccgaccaccaccaccaccaccacgtaCTACACCCACTCGAGCAGCCTCCGCCGGAGGCAGGGCGAGCGGGCTGGAGAAGGACGAGGAGGGGGAGCGAGGAGGCCGCCTCCTCCGCCCCAGAGGTCGGCGTCGTTCCATGGTCGgactgcggcggcggcggcgtcccCCGTGGAGCACCGCCAGATGCGGCGGCCCAAGACCCAGCCAGACCTGCGTGCCGGGGGGAGAAACGGGACGACGGCATCAGGAGGGGCATCGCCGGAGGCGAAGATGCAGGGCAAGGGCGGCGACAGAATCTTCGAAGCGGCCGAGAGGAGGATGCCAGAGAAGGTGCTGGTGAACGTGACGGTTCAGAGGAGCTTGGGGCCGGTGCAGGTGATGGTGTCGACGGAGTGGTCCATCGGAGACCtcgtggcggcggcggcgaggcaGTACGCCAAGGAAGGGAGGCGGCCCCCGCTGTCCACCACGGACCCTTCCGCCTTCGGCCTCCATTACTCCCAGTTCAGCCTCGAAT CTTTGGATCCCAAGGAGAAGCTGAGTGGGTTGGGCTCCAGGAACTTTTTCCTCTGTCTCAAGTCCGTCCCGGGTAATTCAGACCCAGCGACTGCCTCCTCCTCGGCCGCCCCTTCTTCTTGTGCCGAACAAGCTCAGGAGTCCAAGATATCCATCCCTTGGCTTAG GTCGCAACCTCTGTTTGTTTAG
- the LOC103717690 gene encoding uncharacterized protein LOC103717690 isoform X3, which translates to MAPLPPPTTTTTTTYYTHSSSLRRRQGERAGEGRGGGARRPPPPPQRSASFHGRTAAAAASPVEHRQMRRPKTQPDLRAGGRNGTTASGGASPEAKMQGKGGDRIFEAAERRMPEKVLVNVTVQRSLGPVQVMVSTEWSIGDLVAAAARQYAKEGRRPPLSTTDPSAFGLHYSQFSLECKNEIPCKRAIRYKWITWFYMLWIPRRS; encoded by the exons ATGGCTCCACTTCCACCGccgaccaccaccaccaccaccacgtaCTACACCCACTCGAGCAGCCTCCGCCGGAGGCAGGGCGAGCGGGCTGGAGAAGGACGAGGAGGGGGAGCGAGGAGGCCGCCTCCTCCGCCCCAGAGGTCGGCGTCGTTCCATGGTCGgactgcggcggcggcggcgtcccCCGTGGAGCACCGCCAGATGCGGCGGCCCAAGACCCAGCCAGACCTGCGTGCCGGGGGGAGAAACGGGACGACGGCATCAGGAGGGGCATCGCCGGAGGCGAAGATGCAGGGCAAGGGCGGCGACAGAATCTTCGAAGCGGCCGAGAGGAGGATGCCAGAGAAGGTGCTGGTGAACGTGACGGTTCAGAGGAGCTTGGGGCCGGTGCAGGTGATGGTGTCGACGGAGTGGTCCATCGGAGACCtcgtggcggcggcggcgaggcaGTACGCCAAGGAAGGGAGGCGGCCCCCGCTGTCCACCACGGACCCTTCCGCCTTCGGCCTCCATTACTCCCAGTTCAGCCTCGAATGTAAGAACGAAATTCCATGCAAACGAGCAATCCGATACAAATGGATAACTTGGTTTTACATG CTTTGGATCCCAAGGAGAAGCTGA